From Bacillus sp. Marseille-P3661:
CAGTGGCTTTTCTGTTCATGCGCAAGTTGCAAGTATATTAGCTGAAACCGATATACGTTTTAAACCATTTTTTATTGCAAGAATCCTTCACGGTATCTTAGCTGCCTGCTTTGCACTATTGTTATTTAAGCCCCTTTACATCGATCTGTATACGATTAATAACAAACAAGTACTTCCTGCCTTTGCCACCGGATCACAATCATGGTTGTATGAATATTGGACGTTTTTAACACAGTACGGTGCATTCGTTACTTTAATATCTCTATATATTTATATTTTAATACTTTTGAAAAAAAATCTAAAATTCATATTAAAAACCCCTCGTTAAGAACGAGGGGTAAATTTTTCATATAGTGCTTGTTCCACAACAGGGGGAACTAGTCCGGAAACATTACCATGGTACTTGGCAGCTTCTTTAACAATACTTGAACTTAAAAAAGAGTATTGGTTATTTGTCATCATAAAGAAAGTTTCTATATTTTCTGATAGCTTGCGGTTCATTGAGGTGATTTGCATTTCATATTCAAAATCTGAAACCGCTCTCAATCCTCTTAAAATTACTTTTGCTTCTTTTTTACTTGCATAATCAATTAATAAACCGTTAAAGGATTCCACTTTTACATTTGGGATATCCTTAGTAACCTTTTCAATAAGCTCAATACGCTCTTCAACTGTAAAAAGTGGCTTTTTTGAAGAATTATTTAATACACAAACAAAAACTGTATCAAATACACTGGCACCACGTTTAATAATATCAAGATGCCCAAATGTAATAGGATCAAAACTACCTGGACACACAGCAATCCTATTCATCGTCCCCCCCCTTATCATTGCTTTTAACATAACCATAAATTGAAATAACGGTTGTATTTCCGTATATTTCTTTTCTAAAAAGTTGCAAAGAACCGATCTTATCCGGTAAATCCATTTCTGTTCCATACTCTGTTACAATAATTCCGTCACTCGTTAACATATTAGTATCATCAATCATTTTAATAATATCTTCTAATACATTTAGCTTATATGGTGGATCTAAAAAAATATGTGAAAATTGCAGATCTCGTTTAGCAATTGCTTTTAAAGCCCTTACAGCCTCATTACAATATACTTCTGTTTGATCGGTAAATCTACAAAGCTCGATATTATGTCTAATTATATCGACAGCTTTACGATCTTTGTCAACAAAAATTACCTTGTCTAAGCCACGGCTTAACCCTTCTATTCCCAGGCCACCGCTACCTCCAAATAAATCAAGTCCAAGTCCTCCGTCAAAAAACGGACCAATCATATTAAAAAGAGATTCTTTTATTTTATCTGTTGTTGGTCGAGTAGTTGTTCCTGGAACTGCTTTTAAAGGTCTTCCCTTACATGTACCTGCAATTACTCTCATTTTAATCACCTTTAACTATTTATCTTCTTATCCAAATTATATCCTACCATAAAAATACATATTTCAACAATTGAAAAGTGCATCTAAAAAATGAGGTTAGCTAAATGTATATTGGAAAAATTATTGGTCATAATGGATAGTAACAACATCGCTAAATGGTGTTGTTGCCAACCGCGGAGAAGACTTACGTTTCCCCATAAGTTCTTCCTCCGGTTTCTCCTCTCCCTTTGCCTTCTGTCCTGAAGTCATGACGGATTTTCAGGAGTTTTTGAAGGGCCCTGCTATGGCAGGGTTTTTTTTTGTACTTTCCTTAAAAACATACTTCGCTATCTTTTTTCTTATTATACCTTTACATAAGATATATGCCGTTTTCACGTTTAATAACATCTACTTTCAATAATTGCTCTAACCATTTTTCTGATATAAAAACTTCCCCATCAAATTGTTCAAGTGGCTTTTTTAATAATCCGTAATCCTCCTGATTATATATAAAGTAGGTTTTATCCAGGTAAAAACGCCAGCTGTTTCCACTTTTACTCAGTAAATATAGTTTTTCTTTTGAAAAAACAGTTAGATTAAATCCTAGCCCCTTCAGTGTTACTTCAAATGGAAAGTAAACTTCTTCATTTCTAACAACTGGTGCCCAATCGTTATTCAGTTTCCTATTTTGAAAAAATACGGATCTAGATTCAGTGTAATAGAATGGCACAAGAGGGGCAGTCTGGTTAATGTTTTTTGAAAAAAAAGTAGTGGATAAATGTGTACCAAGTTTTAAATGATGATCTAAATCTAGACTATTAACCTTTATAGCAGGTACATTTTCTTCTAATAGCCATTTACGGAATGACTCTTTAGTTTCAGAAGGTACATGTTCTAGCAATTCAACTGACATCTCATAAACCTTACTAGTTCCAACTGGACGATCAAGTATAAAAGCGGGCAGAACATCCCAAATCCATGCGATATCGTCATTATAAGGTTGCTTAAATCTTTTTATATAAACCGAAAGAATTAATTCCTCAATTTTTTTACTTTCTGTTTCCAACGGAACTACGATTAACTGGGATGAATAATATACATCATCATGAGCGGATCTTACAATCGTTAATTCAAATTGAGATGATAGCTTGTCTATTAAGTTGTGAAGTCCTTCTATATCCTGCTTTTGTTCACTAGAATAAATGGAAATTAATGGTCCATACTCGTTATTATCATGGAGAGAATCAGATGTCATATAAAGCACTAGTTCACTTGAATCTTGTTTGGACCACACATAATAATCTAAATGATCTTTTTCCACTATTGCTATTTCTGATGCACCCGCTACCCAGGACGTAGTCTTATTTTTCTCAGTCAACATAACCTCGAAGTTCATTGGTATAATCTCGTTTTCTAAATTAGAAAATTGTACAAACCAATCGTCAAACCACCATGCAGTTTCTTGACTATCTGTAAGGATAGCATACGTAAATGAAACGGTTGTTTTATTTTCTAAATAAATTCTATGTTCTCGCCCTTCATTTACAAGATTACAGTTATCACCATTCGCGGTTTTACACCGTAAATCTGAAATATTATGTGGAAGTTTGACGATAAAATTTGATTGCAACAAGTTAGATACTTTTTGCTCAATTAATATTTTTTCATTATTGTGGAATAGTTCAATTTCTGTATCCAAAGGAGTATGTTGCGCTATTTCTAAATTACTATTGTTTAATTTATATAAAATCCATTGATATCCTATTAATCCAGTTATTGTTACTAATAGCATCAATAATAGTACAGCCACTCGTTTAATCATTTTATAAAACCTCGTCGAATGTTTCCTTTTCTATACGATATCAAAAGTAGGTAAATTTTCATATGAATTTCTCAAAATTTTTTTGACCTTTTCAATTGTAATTGTTAAAGTAAATCGTATATAGAGAGGAGAGTATATTGCATGATACAACGCTTTATTGAGCTTGGAGAAGGTTATTCTGATTTATATGAGCTAATTGAAATGGCCAAAGTAAATCACAAAAGATTAGTACATTTGATGGCATTCAATTCAAAGATTAACGACGACGAAGTGACTTCACTAGCAGTCGTTTTACAACCAACAGACCCTGGAAATTTTCAGCCTATTTATATTTGTCGTGAGGGAATCCCAAATCCTGAAAAAAAACCAAATAAACGCTATGAACTATTTAAAGAAACAGCTCTTATGCTTGGTAAGGAAATTATTACACTTAAAGTTAAGCCATCCACTATATATCCAGAAAAAGAATTATATTACCAACATTTAATTGCGATTCTACGTTTGAACCATTATATTGCACCACTGCAATAAAAAACATGTCGAACCGAACCTGATACTGTATGAGGATAACTTGAAACGCCTTAAAAGCTCGCTTTTTTTAATACCTGTTAAAGTGAAAATACAAAAAATCCCCTACGGAAACTATTAAAGCTTTCGTGGGGATTTCATTAAATACCTATTTTATAATCATATTCCTTTGCTTTATCTGGTTTTGAATTTTCAAATTCAGTTTTTAGGAAAGGCTTATACGAAGGTTCAACCTTTCTTACAAAAGGCATTGCTTGAAGGCGGCTAATTGCACCTTCTACACGTTCCATATCCATATATATAACCGCATATTTCAACTTTTTGGATACATAATGAATATTCCCAAAGCGCTTGATCTGTTTAACTTGCTTTAATGAGTGTAGCCAAACAATTATTCCTTGACGATTACTAGAAATCATATTTTTATCTCCCTTTACACCTTCATGTAGTGAATAAGTAACATTCACTAGTGCTGTACAAGAAGTATGTTTACAAAACAATTACATCCTACTTGTCAGAATAGCATGAAGTTTCAAATGAAGCAAGTATTAACTGCAACCACAGCTGCCACCGCTACCGCAACCACCACTACTACAGCCACCACCCAATGTGTCAAAGAAAGGATCACCGGTTGGAACCTTTATATAATCAGATACAGACTTACCTATTAGTACACTGATTTCATCTAATAAAGACTGAACTTTTGTTTCGGATTGTTTAAAAGCAGCAACATGGCTGTTCAAATCCATTTCTCTTTTTAATGTGCGCGTTTCAGTTATCACTTGAAGGTAATCAGGATGATATCTTCCAAACCGGTGTACTTCATCATATTTCTCTTTCTGTTTAACAAACTTTTTAATCAAATTTATAGCAGTTTCGTCTTGACGCAATTTATATAAACATTGAAAGTATTCTTCAACGACTTCAGAACTTAAAATCATCTTCGAAAGTTGATCAGCATTATCTAATATATCAACTCTTTCTTTTGTTGCTAGCATTTCATAACACCTCCAACGTAATAATAACATGAATCCACTATACATACGAATGTTAGTAATGCACAATATTAACCTCTAATAGAAAAATTGGGCATATCTATTCTTTTATTATGCACCACTTTATTATTATATTATAAGCAAATCCATACAAATAGAAAGCTAGAAACTTTATCAAATAAGAATAATGTACCCTACCTTACATCCATGATACATTTTATTAAAATAAAAAACTCAGCCGTACAACAGACGACTGAGTTAATTTGGGACGGTAACCTCAAACTCTTTTTCAACCCCATAAGGAGTACCATCATTGTTTACAAGCTCTAGTTTTACTCGGTGTACACCTTTTGGTAAACCTTTCATGATAAATGCTGCAGTATATATATCATCGATCTTTTGATTATTTAAATAAAGTTTAATATATCCTGTACCTTGTTTATTAGCAACTTTTTCATTTCGTTTAGAAAAAGTAAAATTTGATATAACACATTCAACATATACATTATTGTCTCTCACTTCTTCTCTAACTGTCATTGGATATGGATTGCTTTTTGAGAAGACAGGTACACTTATTATAGAATCGTGATGTATTCGTTGATTATCTTCGACTCCGATTTGGTTACATCCCATGACAAAAGTCATTAAAAGGATTATATATTTGAGCATAGAAAAACCACCTTATTTCGTATTTTATATATATAGTGTTTGCCTATATTTATAAAAATATGAATGGGCTTTTCCTTTATCTAAAGATAAGAGCAGCAGTTCCGATACTTAGCCATTATTATTCTTTGACATAATCATCATATCCATTAACATACGTGCTAATTGAATTTGATTCTGCAGACGTTCTAACCTCTGTGGGAGAGTTCTTCCATAAAAAATTTTAGCTGCTTGCTCAATGTCATACATTTTTTCAGGATTTCTGCTTAACAACCGATACCAGATTGGCTTTTCTCTAACAAAGTTCAATAACTCGGGTTTAGATCTTAAGTATAATTGAATTTCACGGCGCAATTTTACTCAACTCCGAAACGTTAATCTTTTTGAAAAGAGAATGGATGTGGTCTATTATTGCTTTGATTTGAATTTTGTTTGCTACCTTGAAATTCTCTTATTAATTGTTGAACATTAGAAATAGCTCCACTTACATTGTTAATATGCTTTTGCATTTCATTCATATCTACATTTTTTATCAAAGAGAATATTTGCCCCATTAAATCAGAATCCTTTGTGGTAGCTTTTTGTTCTTTTTCTTTTTCTATTTCATTATGGCCACTCAAATATTTAGTCCACATGTCATCATCTTCACCGAACATATACCAATCTTCAAAAAAGTCTTGCCATGTTTTAGTATTGGCGCGAACTTCTTCAACCATTTTTGGATGCCGTTTAACAAATTCCTTAAATTCTTGGACTTTTGGATGTAGTTTACTCATTTTTTCACCCCATAATAAGAATTACTATAATTCCTTACTATAGGTTACTACCTAATACCATTAAAGGTGCGCCTAATTTTAACCGAACAGTGCAAATTACCTTATATGGACTTGTTTAGGTTTCGTTACCATGCCTGAATAAAGTTTTGTGTATAATATTTTTCATAAACGCCTACTCCCAAATGTGTAAAGCTTTCATTCAATAGTGTTCGACGGTGTCCTTCACTATTTAACCAGCCTTCAACTGCAGAAATCGCATCGACATACCTGGCTGCAATATTTTCCCCAGCCACTTTAAACATTACCCCACCTTTTATTAGTCGATCCGATAACCCACCATTCTTGGGAGAGCTATGTGAGAAATATTCTTGTTCAAACATTTCTCGTGAATGACTGTACGCAACCTCAGCTGTTTTCTCATCCCAGTTTACAAGCGGAAGACCATTTCTCATACGAATAACATTAGTCATATCTAAAATTTGCCGTGATTTCCCTTTTTCTATTTGTTCCCATTTATCTAAATCAATTCCCTCTGCATGAAATAATGTTCCCCGATAAACTAATTCATAGGGCCGAATTTTAACCAATGTTTTTTCATCGATAAACCTAACACTTGAAACCTTACCTGTAAATTTATCAATAAAAACTTGTGCCCAAATACCATTGAAATTTACAAGTGGTGCTGTGGCAAGATCGTCTTTTGTAAGTTCAAATCGATAAGAATTATTTTCCACTTCAAAGGCAACTTTCTCCTTAATCTCTGTAAAACTTTTTAGTTCTTCAAGTGTTTGTCCAATTTTAAAAGGACCGATCTGGTTATCCTCTCCCATTGCAAAAATAGTTACTACTCTATCATTCTCTACTCCAATTTGAAGGTAGTTTTCTAGTTTTTCATTATATATCCACCAGTTGTAGTCATATTCAGAAAAGTCGACACGCTGAGGTTGTCCTAAAAAAGCTGTAACATCTTTCGTTTTCTTTCCTATTAGATTGTATAGTGGCTGTTCTTTAGATTTAAGTATATCTTGTAAATCGTCAACTGCTTGTCCATTCTTTTCTGTTTGTTCGTTTAACTTTTCTGATACAGTATTGCTTTCAGTTATTTTGAATAACTGAGAATATATAATGATCAATGATAGTATAGTTATAGCTATAGTGAAGCCCAACAAATTTCGTTTCAAACCAAATTCCCCCCAACCTTTATCCACGCACTTTGTACATTATATAAAGCAAAACAAAAAATATTCATGCATTTTATGGGGGGATCCTATTGATTTGTTAAAAACAGAAAAAGCACCTCATACTAGAGGTGCCCAGAGTGTAGAGAAAGGGGTATTTTTTCTCTACACTCTTTTTTGTTTAATGAAAATTAACCTAATATAAATATGAGATAGAATAAGAAAATATCACTCCCAACCACCTAGCCAAGTTTCGCTAGATGGTTGGCAATCTTTTTCATATTCTGGCAAGCTGCTGTAAGTAGCACTTGCTCACTTGCATTTTTAATTCCTCGTAACCGGCAGTAGCGAAGCCCATGCAGTTCTTTTGAATCTGCAAAGCTTCGCTCTACGGTTTCTTTTCTATATTTATAAAGAATTTTTCCTCCTGAAGATAATCGGTTAAGTCTCACTTTATGTTCTTCCCAAACATGTCGTGTGACCACTTTTTGCTTATTTTTTGACCGTGTACATTGTTGTAGGAGAGGGCAATTTGTACATTTTTTAGAGTCGGATTTATATTCACGATATCCTTCCCTTGTTGTGGTACGATAATTTAATTGTTCACCATTGGGACAGACATATACATCTGTATCCGCATCATATGTAAATTTCCACTTTTGAAAAAGTCCTCTTGTCGGTTGATATCTTCTGTGGGCAATTACACCAAAGATCTCACGATCAAATAATCCCTTACATATTGGATTTGTTAAGTATCCAGAATCTAGTGCCACCGCTTCTACGTTAAAATCAAATCGTGAGATTTGACGATCTAATCGCTTGAGATAAGGAACTGAATCATGGACATTACCGGGAGTTACAAAGGCATCTGTTATAATATTGTATTTAATATCGGTTGTACGGTGGTCTAGATAACAGAACATTTCTTGCTTATTATCACGTGACATAAATCCACAATCCGGATCAGTTGTACTCTTCCGGATTTCTTTCGTTTCATTCACCTCCTCTTTTTCCTTTAGAGGCTTTTTTCCATGTTTTACTCGATCTTCCTCAATGGCTTTATTTAATTCCTCTACATATTCACGTGTCTCCACTTCAACTTCTTCTTTTATGAATTTATGCTTATTTGCATTTGCCTTTAAATGAGTTGAATCAGTAAACAAGACTCTCCCACCAACCATTTTATGATTAATGGCTTGCATAACACTTTCATCAAAGATCTCTTGAAAAATGTCAGTATCTTTAAAACGCATTCGACGGTTCCAACTAATAGTGGAGTGGTGTGGCACTGGATCAGTTAATTTAAGACCAAGAAACCAGCGGTAAGCAATGTTCATTTGTATTTCACGTTCAAGTTGTCTTTCTGAACGGATACCGTAAATATAACCAATAAACATCATCTTAAATAAAATAAGTGGATCCAACGAAGGACGTCCATTATCTTCGCAATAGTACGGTCGAACTCTTTCTGGAATAAATGAAAAGTCTATGTACTTATCGATTTTTCTTAATAGATGATCTTCAGGGACAAGGTCTTCGATAGATACAAATTCAACTTCGTTTTGAGTATTTTTTCTAGTGTTAAACATACTAATCACCATCCTATCTATATTACTTATATTATACCAAATTAACGCGGTGAATTGTTAAAGTTAATGTGAAAAAAATAGACTGTCGAGGGTTTCTCGACAGCCTGAGCACCTCATACTAGAGGTGCCAGTTTTGTTTTACATATGTGCTTCTGGTGGTTCTGAAATTTCGCTTAAAGCATATCCTGCTTGTTCATCTGATAACTTTTCAATCGCTAAGTCACCTAAAGCAACAATTCCAATTAATTGACCATTTTCTACAACTGGAAGACGGCGAATTTGCTTTTCGGCCATTATTCTTGCAGCTTCACTAACAGGTGTATCTGGCGTAACTGTGACTAACTCTTCACTCATTAAATTAGTAACTGAATTTGAACCCGAACGTTTTTCCGCAATCCCTCTAACTACAAGATCTCGGTCAGTGATCATTCCGACAAGTTGATTATTTTCAACAATTGGAATGGCACCAACGTTTAAGTCCTTCATTTTCACCGCTACTTCAAAAGCATTATCTAAGGGTGTACAATATTCCACATTATTTGACATTATATCACGTACACTTTTCAAAGTTGTCCCTCCATTCATTATTTTTGGATAAACATTTGTGTCCAGTAATGACGGTATGACCCACCTTTAGCATACCCTACACCTATTTGTGTCATTCTGGAATCTAAAATGTTTTTCCGATGACCAGGACTGTTCATCCACGATCTAACTACTTCTTGAGCAGTGGTTTGACCTGCTGCTATGTTTTCAGCTGCAGCTCGATATGAAATACCAAAATTCTTCATCATAGTAAATGGCGATCCATAGGTAGGTGAGGTATGACTAAAATAATTTTTATCTCTCATATCCGCTGACTTGAACCTAGCTACACGAGATAGTTCCCAATTTGCTGATAGAGCAGGAAGTCCATTTTTTGCTCGCTCTTGGTTTGTAAGCGAAATAACCGCTTCCTCTATGCTCTTAATATCGTTAATGAGCGGAATGGTAATCTTCTGCCCAGGATATATTAGAGCTGGGTTTTTTATGTGAGGATTAGCTTGAATTACTTCACTTAATCCAATTTGATACCTAACAGAAATCTTCCACATTGAATCTCCAGAACGGACAGTATATGTTGTCTGTGTTTGCGCGCTACCACTTGAAGCAAATGCAATAAGTGCAAAAAGGAATAGCGCGCTTATTATTAATTTCTTCACCAAGTGTTCCTCCCTCTTTATTAACAAGTTACTTCCTGATTATTTTCACCCAAAATTAAAAAAACATTTATATGTTTTTGACTGACTGAAAAATATCAGTTATTGCATCTTCTACTTTTTCATACTATTATAGATTTTAGAGTGTTTTGAATTTAGGAGGGATACATAATGAAATTTGAAGGTACGGGTATTGAAGATAAGGTTATTGATATTTCAATATTAAACCATATTATGCAAGATGCTGGTTTAGTTAGAGGAGAACAATGGGATTTTGAACGCATTAGCTATGATCGCAAATTTGAGAAATTAGATACAAAAGAAGTTTTTTACTTGCGCGTTCAAGCATTTGCAGTTGAGGGGAACGTTGATTCAAACCATGCCAAAGTAAAATTATTAACACCATTATTAGGAAAACACTATTATCCGCATGGGGTTGAATATGGAGAGGGAGAAAATTTTCCTAAAAACGTAGTAGATAGATCAAAAGCCATACTTGATAAAGTAAGCGCACAGATTGCCGAAGCTGCAAAATAAATACAAGCAAAAAAGCATGGACCTCAATGTGCCCATGCTTTTGTTTATCTAAGATTGATCTCTAAATTTAACCGAATCAACAAAAACGTTTACTGCGTGCACATCTACCCCCGTCATAATTTCAATTTCATTTTTTATTTTCTTTTGTAAATCAAAACAAACCTCGCTAATGCATGCACCATAATAAACTGATATTTTTATATCAATAGTAAGTTGGTCTTGAGTGTGATCAATTGTTATTCCTCGTTGATTGCCTTTTTTATTCACAACACGTACAAAATCGTCTTTAATATCAGATACTGTACTGGCAATATCTTCTATTTCGTTAATGACGATTGAAGATATGATAGCAAACACATTCTCTGTAATAGACAATGTACCCTTTTCCATTACCTTTTTAATCAATTTCGTTCCCCCCTGGAAAATTTCTTAAACATTACATTTTTGTTTAATACTATTCATTCTATAAATTTAATACTATAATATATACTATAGTTCTTTATTAAGAAAGGAAGTCACTGTTGCTAACAAATAAAACAAAACGTTACGTTCTAATTACGATCATTCTGATTGCTGTACTAGCTCTTTGTTTATTAATTTTACCGTTATCGATCCCTTTAATAATCGCTTTAATAACAGCATTAATATTAGAACCCTCTGTGAAATTTATACAGATGAAACTGAAGAATAAAAGAAAGCTTTCAGTATTAATTGTTTTTACCTTATTTCTTTTTTTACTCGTATTAGGTAACTATATACTCGTCACTAAAGTTGTTACAGAAGTTGTGCAGCTTGCTCAAAATGCACCTACATATATTAATGAAGTTAATAACTTGTGGTTAAAAGCAGAAAAGCAGCTCACAACTGCTGCGGAAGATTTACCAATAGAGGTAGTTACCGAAATTAGTGATCAAGTAGAAGGTTTTTTAACTAAAATGAGAACTGGTTTAACAGAAAAAGTGAATATAGACAATATCACAAAATTAATAACAAATATTCCAAATTACTTAGTTAGTATTATCGTCTATTTAATTGCTTTGTTTTTATTTATGCTCGAATTACCCAATTTAAAAGAACGAATATACGCACATTTTACACCTAAAACAGCTGACCGTGTTTCATTTATGACGTCTAGATTATACTATGTTGTGTTTGGTTTTTGTAAAGCACAATTCTTAGTAAGTATAATTATTTTTATTGTTTCATTAATTGGATTATTACTAATTGTTCCCGAGGTAGCCTTAATTATGGCCCTTATTATATGGGTTATCGATGTTATTCCCATTATTGGTTCCATTGTTATTATGTTACCTTGGTCCTTGTTTCAATTATTGACAGGAAATATTGCTGTAGGTACCCAGTTGGCTATACTTGGGGGCATACTTTTGGTAATCAGAAGAACAGTTGAACCTAAGGTGATGGGAAAACATATTGGCTTATCCCCACTTGCAACGTTAATTGCAATGTACCTTGGCTTAAAGCTATTTGGCATTTTAGGATTTATTATAGGTCCTCTAGTTATTATAGCTTTTAACTCTGCTAGAGAAGCTGGGATAATTAAAGTTAATTTTAAAATCTAAACCGAGAGGGAACTCTCGGTTTTTAAATTGCTTTTTTTAATTCCCAAAGTAGAAATCGGTCATCTTTATCAATACAGCACATCCCTAACTTCTCAAGGATACGAATCGAACCAAAATTCGTATCAACACATTCCGCTGTTATTTTATTTA
This genomic window contains:
- a CDS encoding YlbE-like family protein; its protein translation is MRREIQLYLRSKPELLNFVREKPIWYRLLSRNPEKMYDIEQAAKIFYGRTLPQRLERLQNQIQLARMLMDMMIMSKNNNG
- a CDS encoding YugN family protein, which codes for MKFEGTGIEDKVIDISILNHIMQDAGLVRGEQWDFERISYDRKFEKLDTKEVFYLRVQAFAVEGNVDSNHAKVKLLTPLLGKHYYPHGVEYGEGENFPKNVVDRSKAILDKVSAQIAEAAK
- a CDS encoding CAP domain-containing protein, which codes for MKRNLLGFTIAITILSLIIIYSQLFKITESNTVSEKLNEQTEKNGQAVDDLQDILKSKEQPLYNLIGKKTKDVTAFLGQPQRVDFSEYDYNWWIYNEKLENYLQIGVENDRVVTIFAMGEDNQIGPFKIGQTLEELKSFTEIKEKVAFEVENNSYRFELTKDDLATAPLVNFNGIWAQVFIDKFTGKVSSVRFIDEKTLVKIRPYELVYRGTLFHAEGIDLDKWEQIEKGKSRQILDMTNVIRMRNGLPLVNWDEKTAEVAYSHSREMFEQEYFSHSSPKNGGLSDRLIKGGVMFKVAGENIAARYVDAISAVEGWLNSEGHRRTLLNESFTHLGVGVYEKYYTQNFIQAW
- a CDS encoding IS1182 family transposase — encoded protein: MFNTRKNTQNEVEFVSIEDLVPEDHLLRKIDKYIDFSFIPERVRPYYCEDNGRPSLDPLILFKMMFIGYIYGIRSERQLEREIQMNIAYRWFLGLKLTDPVPHHSTISWNRRMRFKDTDIFQEIFDESVMQAINHKMVGGRVLFTDSTHLKANANKHKFIKEEVEVETREYVEELNKAIEEDRVKHGKKPLKEKEEVNETKEIRKSTTDPDCGFMSRDNKQEMFCYLDHRTTDIKYNIITDAFVTPGNVHDSVPYLKRLDRQISRFDFNVEAVALDSGYLTNPICKGLFDREIFGVIAHRRYQPTRGLFQKWKFTYDADTDVYVCPNGEQLNYRTTTREGYREYKSDSKKCTNCPLLQQCTRSKNKQKVVTRHVWEEHKVRLNRLSSGGKILYKYRKETVERSFADSKELHGLRYCRLRGIKNASEQVLLTAACQNMKKIANHLAKLG
- the safA gene encoding SafA/ExsA family spore coat assembly protein, whose protein sequence is MVKKLIISALFLFALIAFASSGSAQTQTTYTVRSGDSMWKISVRYQIGLSEVIQANPHIKNPALIYPGQKITIPLINDIKSIEEAVISLTNQERAKNGLPALSANWELSRVARFKSADMRDKNYFSHTSPTYGSPFTMMKNFGISYRAAAENIAAGQTTAQEVVRSWMNSPGHRKNILDSRMTQIGVGYAKGGSYRHYWTQMFIQK
- the coaD gene encoding pantetheine-phosphate adenylyltransferase, which codes for MNRIAVCPGSFDPITFGHLDIIKRGASVFDTVFVCVLNNSSKKPLFTVEERIELIEKVTKDIPNVKVESFNGLLIDYASKKEAKVILRGLRAVSDFEYEMQITSMNRKLSENIETFFMMTNNQYSFLSSSIVKEAAKYHGNVSGLVPPVVEQALYEKFTPRS
- a CDS encoding YlbD family protein translates to MSKLHPKVQEFKEFVKRHPKMVEEVRANTKTWQDFFEDWYMFGEDDDMWTKYLSGHNEIEKEKEQKATTKDSDLMGQIFSLIKNVDMNEMQKHINNVSGAISNVQQLIREFQGSKQNSNQSNNRPHPFSFQKD
- a CDS encoding DUF7147 family protein, translated to MIQRFIELGEGYSDLYELIEMAKVNHKRLVHLMAFNSKINDDEVTSLAVVLQPTDPGNFQPIYICREGIPNPEKKPNKRYELFKETALMLGKEIITLKVKPSTIYPEKELYYQHLIAILRLNHYIAPLQ
- a CDS encoding CBS domain-containing protein, with translation MKSVRDIMSNNVEYCTPLDNAFEVAVKMKDLNVGAIPIVENNQLVGMITDRDLVVRGIAEKRSGSNSVTNLMSEELVTVTPDTPVSEAARIMAEKQIRRLPVVENGQLIGIVALGDLAIEKLSDEQAGYALSEISEPPEAHM
- a CDS encoding stalk domain-containing protein; the encoded protein is MIKRVAVLLLMLLVTITGLIGYQWILYKLNNSNLEIAQHTPLDTEIELFHNNEKILIEQKVSNLLQSNFIVKLPHNISDLRCKTANGDNCNLVNEGREHRIYLENKTTVSFTYAILTDSQETAWWFDDWFVQFSNLENEIIPMNFEVMLTEKNKTTSWVAGASEIAIVEKDHLDYYVWSKQDSSELVLYMTSDSLHDNNEYGPLISIYSSEQKQDIEGLHNLIDKLSSQFELTIVRSAHDDVYYSSQLIVVPLETESKKIEELILSVYIKRFKQPYNDDIAWIWDVLPAFILDRPVGTSKVYEMSVELLEHVPSETKESFRKWLLEENVPAIKVNSLDLDHHLKLGTHLSTTFFSKNINQTAPLVPFYYTESRSVFFQNRKLNNDWAPVVRNEEVYFPFEVTLKGLGFNLTVFSKEKLYLLSKSGNSWRFYLDKTYFIYNQEDYGLLKKPLEQFDGEVFISEKWLEQLLKVDVIKRENGIYLM
- a CDS encoding YlbG family protein; this translates as MSSNRQGIIVWLHSLKQVKQIKRFGNIHYVSKKLKYAVIYMDMERVEGAISRLQAMPFVRKVEPSYKPFLKTEFENSKPDKAKEYDYKIGI
- a CDS encoding YlbF family regulator; protein product: MLATKERVDILDNADQLSKMILSSEVVEEYFQCLYKLRQDETAINLIKKFVKQKEKYDEVHRFGRYHPDYLQVITETRTLKREMDLNSHVAAFKQSETKVQSLLDEISVLIGKSVSDYIKVPTGDPFFDTLGGGCSSGGCGSGGSCGCS
- the rsmD gene encoding 16S rRNA (guanine(966)-N(2))-methyltransferase RsmD → MRVIAGTCKGRPLKAVPGTTTRPTTDKIKESLFNMIGPFFDGGLGLDLFGGSGGLGIEGLSRGLDKVIFVDKDRKAVDIIRHNIELCRFTDQTEVYCNEAVRALKAIAKRDLQFSHIFLDPPYKLNVLEDIIKMIDDTNMLTSDGIIVTEYGTEMDLPDKIGSLQLFRKEIYGNTTVISIYGYVKSNDKGGDDE
- a CDS encoding Asp23/Gls24 family envelope stress response protein yields the protein MIKKVMEKGTLSITENVFAIISSIVINEIEDIASTVSDIKDDFVRVVNKKGNQRGITIDHTQDQLTIDIKISVYYGACISEVCFDLQKKIKNEIEIMTGVDVHAVNVFVDSVKFRDQS